The Aedes albopictus strain Foshan chromosome 1, AalbF5, whole genome shotgun sequence genomic interval aacaagagctaaacttcataataatatatagtagacttcaggttggtccagtcaccgcgattgattgtgAAAcgatactcagtatgtcagatttagctgatgttacgaaattagacctgaagttctaaactcagagataggaacattcccatagtgtctccaaatgacattcgagatttcaagagcatcacggatctcagcagataatgctatgctattatttatggtgaaaacacaaagtttttcttgtagatttgaagaacttcattatagaacagtttggacgaacctgaatgttccaaagatttataataaaaaaaaaagattggtcCAGTAATCACGGGTTAATATTCAATGTTACCCAGTATAACAGATatagctgttgttacgagtggagacctgaagtcctgaactccaaggtagtttgactgacctggaatatccctgtagtgcctATATATGacctttgagatttcaagagcttcgcggttcccagcagattatgcaatactattatttatgtggagcggacctggtgtgatggttaaagcacgtgactatcacgccgaggacctgggatcgaatcccactcccaacaaactcgtaaaaaatgtgagttcttccttcggaagggaagtaaagcgtaggtcccgagatgaacacaggaaggacttcattatagaacagtttggacgaccctgaatgtctcaaaggtttataATTAGCTAGTAGACTCCATATTGCTccagtacagggtgcggcaggaaaaaatgcgaaaagttcaaggcactattacacgctaaatatgggatatatatgactattttttcatgagagtgtatcagtcaatgtctatattctagcactgaaaaataaaaatgaacatatttgatgtttaacatgtgataatgtaggcctaataagcggatatcaataaactgcgcgcccaatggtcattaaactaaatgactataacagtatcaaaattagctcaaattcgatgaacaaccagaccacactgatccagagccatgtagtttcacataccagatgaaataagtacatatatttgatgatattgtagagaaaatcaaaattttgttttatcagatgcgaaatttagcgacctgtgcgattttctgcggtttgaaaattctggttgtcttcatcttcaggcgccgccctgtaaaggttagtgaccaaaatgggaaattttttaattaacttttcagaaaactagcctattatagatcatggaacgttgaaacatagattggttaatgtcaaatggacgaaaatgaggtttgaagttaaaaaacactttcgcattttttcctgccgcatactgtaactccggttgattatgcagcgttactcagtataacagatatggctactgttacgagtgtagacctgaagttctgaactccaaggtagtttggctgcccTGGAATATCCATTTAGTATCTATAAATGGCATTGTAGATGTCATGAGCTTCACGGATCGCAGTAGGTTAGGCACTGCTAGTATTTGtggtgaaaatacataaaattattcttgtagatttgaaggacttcactataggacagtttggaacacctagagcaTCCTAGactataaaacaccttttgatactcttgacgaaggctaaatgattacatataaacgtaactcacatccaagtttagcttttatgccaattatttcgtttttccaaatttcatggtgttcaggatgttctaggttatcaatgaagacccaaatacaaatatacccattttttaCCTAATAGAGGACTTAATTTGcaacaactatgccgaagacagtattctgttttatcgaatgggtgaattcatacagccgtttctatgttgaggTCATATATGAACCCttgggctccaaagggttaaacaaagGTTGGTTTGGGGGTTACTTATCAAACATTTTAAACAGAATGTGACGTTGAAAATTGCAGTAATCTCCCAATGAAAACGCTTAACTTGAAGATGTTGAAATTTACTAAAAGGAAGTGATAAAAATTGTTTGAAAGTTTCTGGGAAGAGTTTCTTAATGGAAACAAGAGGTTGACCGACTTTCTGAGCTTTTGATTACTAGAACTTCCGACTGTTGAAGTTGCTCAATTTTCCCATTAAAAGCTGCTCTTACCTCAGGTTTAACAAGGATTTACGGGAAAGAGACGTAGCGAGGAGTGTGAGAGAATCCAAAGGCATCATAGAATATAGTCAGTGATCTCTACAAGCATAAATATTGCATATTTAAAGCACTATGAACAAAGATTATGatcacacagcctcatgcaactatgcgCGATCAAGCAGTAAGTTCAATGAAAGTTTAAGGTCCTCAAGAACTCCCTTTAAAATGGGTCATCGTAATGGGTAATTATACATACATATTCTCTTCGgcaatcctctgaaactcccctgaaacgccctataATCTCTTGAAACCTATTGAAACCAATCCACAATTCCTCTTCAAATCCCCGAAACCTTCTCATAAAATCCCATCCTCTCTTAAAatattctgaaaccccctgaggcgTCGTTGAAGTCCTGATACGCCTTAAAACGCATGTGACTTCCACCTAAAGATACCCCACCTGAAAGCCTAGGCTCTGAAACCTCTCGAAATGCCTTGAAGCTCCtcagaaatccctctgaaacatgTTCGAAAACCTTCCTGAAATCTCCGTAGACTTCCTTTCAATTCTGCTGTAACCCatttgaaactctctgaaatccattgaaaactCTTAAAAACCCATTTAAAATTCTCcctaaagcatttttttttcattttattttcaaatgaattttaaCTACAGCTAATTCTATACACGGATCCCTGAAACTCTCACGAAAGCTCCTGAAGCCTCCCGAAACCCTAGGGTAGCCTCTGATACCCCCTACAACGtcttggaacgccttgaaactctTCTGAAGTACTCCTGACAGTCCCTTATGCCCCCTTGAAATCCTTCACAATGCTCAGAAATGCCCCGAAATCTCTCTGGAACTTTTGGAGCACTCCTGGAAAGCTCCTGAAGGCCCCATTTACTCTCGGAAACTTTTCTGAAACCTTCGGAAGCACATTGcttaaaattcctttgaaaacttcctgaaatatccttgaaaataccCATGAACCCCTGTGAAACTTGGGTTGATCTCAGAGACTGGATGCCTTGTACTGAAGAGCTTAAGAGAACCTACCTCTCTACATAGATACACTTGCATGCATTTTAATACAAAAGCACTTTTCAGACGTTTGACACTTGGTTGAACAAATGTACAAATGGATGTCGGAACTCCTGACCCATTTGGAGAATCTTAAACACCTGATTAAAATGATATTGTTTGGAAAACCAGAATCAATATTCCAGGGCAATTCGGAAAACCTAAGACATCCCAAGCAAAATTAGcaaaattttattattctgtatgAGTTGTTCTGAGAAGGTTGAACAATAAAAAATGAATCCGGGTAAGATTACACGTCATACTCCACCTAAAAAATATTTATCGCAATGACTAGAACTTTGTTTACGGATTCGCCGAAACCATGCCTTATCTTCTGAATTGCCTTCCTGTAGGACCAATCTATTGATATTACTGCAATCAATAGGTCTTAATCGCACTCATGCCTCGTAGCAACATCGCAAGATTAGATAAATCCTCCTCATAAAGATTAATTTCGCATAACCTTACCAGTTCATTCAGTCCTGAAGCTAAACTTTCCGCGATATGGCGCGACTAATCCGGGCAGTCGCGTTTCTTTGTACAGTGGCGCTTAGTAGTGCCCTCAGCCAACCGTTCACCATAGATGTGGACTGCGCAGTTCCCGAGTGCACCACCGAGGAAGGCCGCACCACGCTATGGCCGTTTCGCGATCCGAACTTCTTCGTGCGCTGTGAACCCCCACAGTGGCACCTGATGAGAAGGCCCTGTCTCTCCAGAACGTTGTTCCACTTTGGACGACAGGAGTGCGTGGAACCTGCACAGTGGGACGAGCCGTGTCCACCGACCTCGGAGCTACCGCTGTGTCCTAGAATTGTCTGCGAGACTGTTCAGGACACGAGGCGTCTGTGGCCGGAGGAGGACCCCAGCTTTTTCCTGCAATGCGTTCCACGGCCTGACGGAGGCATGATGTCAGTTCGAAGAGAGTGCGCTGTAGGCTTCCTGTTCAGCTACACACTACAGCAGTGCGTAGACGCACAGTATTGGGAACGGGACTGTACGTTCGACGACGAGGTTACTACGATTGGAACTACGCCCGATGAAGGGCCGGGGGATTCAACGACGACGACTCCGGAGGAGGCGACTACAACAACGGAGATCTCGACAACTGAAGAACCAACAACGACAACTGCAGAGCCAACGACGACAACTGAAGAACCGACGACAACTACAGCTGATCCTACAACTACAACAGAAGATCCAACGACGACGACTACACCGGATCCCTCAACTACCACCGAACATAACAGGGGTACCTGTCCGACGCCCGTTTGCCGTTTCCAGGATCCCACTTTGTACCCACATACCGACTGGACGAAGTTCTACCAGTGCGTGATAAATGAATTCGGGCAGCCGGTCCCGGAAGTGAGAAACTGCGGCCTTGGAACATATTTCCACTTCGGATCACAAAACTGTTTGCACATCTGGCAGTGGGAAGACTTCTGCATCTAGCGACGGAAACTCCAAGATGTTCAGAAGAACATTTCAATTTACTTTATTTATGAATTAAATTAAAGGGGAACAACCTCTTCAAACTGATTTCTGTGGCTCTTTTCGTAGTTGGTTCGATACAGTATCACAGTAGCGTCCGTATCAACTCAGTAACCTTCTTCCTGAAGTCTTGGCAAACTTACAACCTCGCGAACCTTAACAAAAGTCCTAAAACTATCCAAGTTCGTGTTCAAGTCCAAAGCGTTGTCGATCAGTTGTCCGGTCGGGAAAGGGGCGCACAGGTCGGTTGCCACTCCCATTCGTCCCAGCTGACACAGTCCAGCAGCGTCGGGTGGAAAGCGGAATCACTGACGCATCGTCGCAGAACGGCCGGCTGGTTCACCTTCTCGCACTCCCAATAGGCGGTGGGATCGTGATTGTGACGCCACAGACCCTGGCTCACTTCCTCCTGCTTCTTGCACCCGGGCTGTCCATCCGTGTTGTCCCGAACGCAGCGCGCCGAAATGGCCACCACCAGGGCCAGTAGGACTAGAGCGATACCTGAGAGACAGAGAGATGAGACGGATGTTAGCGGACGTGACTTCGACCGGTGATCGCTACACGTACCCTTCATGGTTCAACGGCGAAGTACTGCGCGACAGATGACAACGAGCTCCAACGACACACAGCACAGTGTAAGTGTCCTTCCTGGGGGAGATAGGTGGTTGTTTTATAGCGCTGATCGCCCAAACGTTATCGTGTCATCTTAATTGAAAATTTCGAAGAGCATCAGGGCACCTCGCATAATGGCGAGATTCTTAAGAAATGGTACCCCCAATGAGTGATTACAGGTAAAAGCTTTTCTGGCGGTTTGGTGCATTTCTGTTTTTTTGATAGAGGATATGGCATTTTTTTTCTTCGGAGACAGGTGAGGAACAGCGGTTTGCAATTTTGAAACTGCGAGATAAGAAACGGTACTAAGATAAGGGCCGTGGTGCGATGGAAGTATACTTGCAGGCGGATGTGGtcgatcacagatatgcagaggACAATTTCAGTATGAAAATCCTTTTTGTTTTATCACTTGAAAACAATCAAGAGTACAAGAGAATAATTCTAATTGAAAGAAGTATCAATCCTAGAACTACAATTGTATACCAAAATATATGTAATACAAAAATATTGCAATTTTATTTATTCAGCGATTTCTCCGAACATTGCGAATTCTTAGAGATTTTATTTCAGGAAATTTGTTCCATTCCATCGGTAATACATTTAGAAATTTTCTCGAAAAATTATAAAAGAATTGTTTTGGTTATTCCGATGAAAATTTCCTAAGCGAATCCTTTGGGTATTCTTCCTATTTTGTTTAGCaattgctctagcaattcctttgtgaattactTCGGTACTTATTCgtcaatttcttcgagaattaaaaaaattaacaaagtttttcggcaaatcctatcATAGGAATCATGGTATGGATTCGGCAGAGAATCCCTtgtggattctgcaaagaatctcatgtggattctgcagagaaaccCGTGCGGATTATGCAAAGAATCTCGAAAGCATTTCACAGAGAATGCCATGTGAATTATGCACGTAGTTCCGTGTTGAATATGCAGAGAACCCCATGCgcattctgcacagaatcccgtGCAgaatctgcagagaatcccgaatGGATTCTGCAGAGCATTCCGTGCagattccgcaaaaaaaaaaaccgtggggTATCTGCAAAGAAACTCGTGCGGATTTAGCAGagaatttcgaaaattttccgtGTTGAATATTCAGAGAATTCCGTGCGGCAACTACAGAGTGTCCCGtttggattctgcaaagaatcatgtgcggattcttcagagaatttcGTGCGGAAGTTGAGAGAATCGTGTGCGGATTCTGCTGAGAAGTCCATGCAGATTATGCAGAGAATCGCgtgcggattctgtggagaatccggtgcAGATTATGCAGAGAATCGCATGAGGATTTTGCGGAGAACCCCGtatggattctgcagagaatcccatgcggattctgcagagaattccgtGTGGGTTGCGCATAGAATCCCGTCTGAACTCCGCATAGAATCCTGtgtggattctgaaaagaatcccatgtggttcctgcagaaaatcccgtGTGGATTCTGCAGAGATCACGTGGATCACGtgtagattctgtagagaatcctgtacagattctgcagagaatctcgTTCGGGTTCTGCGGAGAATCGCGTGCGGATTTTGCGGGAAATTTCGTGCGGATTTTGCGAAGAATCTCGTGCGGATTCTGCAAATAATCCCGTGATGATTATGTAGAGAATCCCGTATGGATTTTGCAGAGAGTCTCgtgcggattctgcagagaaactCGTGcggattttgcagagaatcccgTGTGGATCCTGCAAAGAATCTAGTGCGGATTTTGCAGAAAAACCCTtgtggattctgcagagaatcccttgtGGATTCTACAAAGAATCCCTTGtgaattctgcaaagaatcccatgtggattttgcagagaatcccgTACGGATTTTGCAAAGAATCCCGTgcggattctgcagaaaatccttagCTAATACTGCAGAAAACCCCTTGtgaattctgctgagaatcccgtgtggattctgcagagaatcccgtgTGTATTCTGCAGAGAAACTCAtgtggattctgcagagaatcctttgtggattctgcagaaaattccGTGTGGACTCTGCAGACAATCGCAAAGAATCTACGCAGCCCGTTTCACTGCTATCTACGGAAAGAGCACTACCCGTCAGATCCGAGGTTTGAACGCTTTGATCCAAGTTATGCTACCTACTGCAACATTGCTTGGGGGCATGTTACGGTATCTCCAACCTTTAAATTTTACTCGTAAACTTTTTTCAATGACAAATGCCATCCACATTAATCATTATTCGTGTTTATCATTATCGTTCATGCACACATACGCTTACTCACTAATTTACTCACTGACTCACTTGTTTACTCAAATATTCACTCACTCACTGATGGACTTACTTGCTAACTTACTCGATCATCCATTCACTCGCTTAGAAACTCATCCATTCATTAAATTATAAAATCACTAGCTCACTCATACACTAATTTATCCACAAATTCATTGACTTACAGGCTCACTCAGTCACTACTTTAATAATTTActagctcactcactcactcacttgcTCATCTGCTTACTAACTGATCAACTCAATCACTATTCAATATTTCAACTCACTACATCACAGGCTGACTCACTTACTAACTCACCCATTAAATTATTGACTTCCTacctcactcactaactcacttatTTACTCATTTTATATAcacacattcactcactaacAACCTCAATCACACATTATTTCATTAGCTCAATTACTCCTTACTCGCTCACTCACTCATTTATTCGTCAGCTCAGTACATTAATACTGTTCAACTCACTATATTTGTCACATACTCATTGACTAATTCATTTACGTAATAAGGTTCattaatttattcatttattcactAACACGTTCACTCATTAACAGACTCAATCACTTATTCACTTACTCATGTACTTACACATTCAATAATTAACCAGCTCACTAATTCACTAACTCACTTTTTATGTCACTTATGTACATACTTACTCACTCATTCACCCATTAAATCATCAACTCAATCTGTTAACCAACTTACTCACTTATTCACTCATCAACTCCCTCATTAATCATttcattctttaattttttttatactCATGAATTTCAACTGagtagctaattcttcacaaattaTCTTACTGATTCATTCACTCACTCATTTACAAACTCGCTCATTACCTCACTGAATAACTCTTTTACTTATTTACACGCTGACACCCATGGAACAGATCTTACATACTCATTTTCCCACTAACTCACTTACTCACTGCCCcactcactgactcactaactcatttactcATAAGTTCACAAATTCTCTTACTAAAATACTCAAATTCACGGAACAGCTCTCGGCCCAAAAGCTCCATAACTTTCTCAGTCAGCAACTAGTTATTCAATTTTGGGACGGCTCACACTCACCCACTCACCAATTCACTATCCTTCTTACTCATTCACCAACTCCTTCACTCACCTGGTTCCTACTTATCCGATTGCAAAGAATGTGCTTAAGTTTGAAGCCACTCCTATGTCATCTTCTTTGCTTCCAGACATTTATGCACGAAAGGCTTATAATGTTATAAAAGACAATAGCATTTTTTATTGTTTATAAGAAACTTGCAGAGCAGACCACATCCAGCGACAAAAAAGACGAGTGATTTTTGTGAGattgatatgcgtagaaatttcgccGACAGGACCACATTTCTGAGTAAGAAATATTTTATGTGTTTCAATTGTTGATTCAAAATACCTCAGGCATGAACATATAAGTGATTTCTCACAATACTACCAGAACTCAAATTTGATTTGTtgctccactttttcaaaaaaaaatcaaaagcgatTTGAAACTTTAATCgcgtttttctcagtttcaagtttttcatcATAACTATGTGTAGAACTGCAAAGtagctgaaggaatttttaaacaaatatttcagatatcagaaaaaaaattcttggagtcgaaccagcctcgggctgaaagtctcgacaATAAAGATAGGAAAATGAATACTTATAGGAAATGCCACAGAAAcaaatcagaagaaatttccgaagaactgcCTGAGAAATTCCGACTGGAATTACCGAGTGAGTTTCCGTAGAAGTTGCCTGACAATTCGCGAAGACATTCTTGAAGGGATATCGGAAAAGGATTTCAATGTCTTGTTCTTACAatagaatttttcaaaagattacacaaagaaatttccgaaagaatttcggaaagaattctcaaaaagtgggaggaattaaaaagtaattaacgaactttttttttagaaaattccagAGAAGTTCCCAAAGGATTTGCTAAAAGAACTACTCcaagaaataactgaaggcatttccaacggaattttcaatggaattggcGATGAAATGTccattttgaaggaatcaatcaaaaaaaatcctgaaggaattgccaaatattttttcaaagagaCTCCCGAAAGAACCCCAAAAATTGTTCAAAGGAGTTATCgatgaaatttacaaaaaaagtattcgaagcaaaaggagttgtcgaaaaaaatccgaataaattTGCGAGGAAATTCCCGAAAATTTGTCGAAACAATTAAGGGATTCCACGGATGCATGCAAGTCgttcctgagcgaccatttcaaatatatctgaaactttgcacagtttttcaatttcatctaaatagtcatttttcaatatCAAAACTTCATATTAAGTCACGACTAACATTTCAAGAAGGTGTATGTGAAAttgattcaaaaatattcaaaaagctgaacAGAAATAAACGGGTTCGAttgttatgttttttttctgcaaagttagataactaaatggtgattcctaagaaaatataaggtacaccgggcaaGATGAAATGCGAAGTTTTGGAATAGATGTCaataaaatttagaaatttattctTCGCTACGAGATTGtttcaatcaaaaactatgtgttatggcaatcaaaatgtttatcatcattagaaaacatcatgttaacccgctgatTCATCTTACCCCAACCGTTTCAACTTGTACATACCGGTGTACCTTACactttaatttttgtttttggatggaaatttttgttttgtataaaaaaaactcaagagGCTTTCCAAGCACCAACACGAATCGATTTTAGTCGATGTTTTTttatctacttgatattttttaTACTGTTCCTTTTCATACGAGAAGCCATTTTTTCATATTATAATTTTTTATCGAGTCTCGACTAACTGTCAAATAGGGTCTATGAAAAAATTGAACacatgcaaataaaaaattatatcaCGGAAATGGATTGTTCGATCGAataggtgtcttcggcaaagttgtagatttatACATGGAGGCTCTCAAAAAAtacacgttgaaaaaaataacttgtttttcttataaaaatctgaattttattacaaaaaattaaatagggtcttgtaccatttgggcaggtgtacctgttttgggcacttgccgctataactaagtcaatttcaaaccgattgatttgaaattttgtatatattttggcacgtacagtatctaactctgtgcaaaaaatcaaatcaatcggtttgacattgacttagttatagcggcaagtgcccaaaataggtacacctgcccaaatggtacaataccctatctcaataaactatttttttaccttcgagattttttttgtgagaataaagtttatTATGTTAGCTATCACCTGTAAAAAaatcataatggtaaaaaattgtacaaaaaagttatggcactttgaataTTTTCGgttgtgttttttagagtgtatgacgaatttcaTGCCAACTCGTCTTAGGGGTTGGTAGCACTCTCTCAGAATCCGATAGAATTTTGTGGGTATGAAGACTATTTGTTttaaagcaactttgcatactttgttctttttttttttaaatttatgtagatTAATATTTGAAAAAGGCTTacgtttttgaccattttttttaaatctcaggcttgacagaaactccctcgcgagaaaatgaggaagcgattttggcgattttctgaggagtgaaaataaaactcagaaatcacaacgcaaatcctcaacagacccgagcgcgagcttgccgcgcagcgaggagttcgtccaacactcataattgcttgttgtgtttctcacgtccactcacactcaaaaagctctcgcgagttccactcccatacaaagaaagactctcgaggcgaaaatcgcactcaaacccccaaaataatcatcggctcttttttcgttcccatCTTCCTCGCTcattttttattgcctctctgtttggggttcgttcgctccctcgcgacgaggcaaaagcaaagcacctctctagagcatgttgcaaaactcttttgatttcgaggaggattatcaagcctgatca includes:
- the LOC109402616 gene encoding uncharacterized protein LOC109402616; translation: MARLIRAVAFLCTVALSSALSQPFTIDVDCAVPECTTEEGRTTLWPFRDPNFFVRCEPPQWHLMRRPCLSRTLFHFGRQECVEPAQWDEPCPPTSELPLCPRIVCETVQDTRRLWPEEDPSFFLQCVPRPDGGMMSVRRECAVGFLFSYTLQQCVDAQYWERDCTFDDEVTTIGTTPDEGPGDSTTTTPEEATTTTEISTTEEPTTTTAEPTTTTEEPTTTTADPTTTTEDPTTTTTPDPSTTTEHNRGTCPTPVCRFQDPTLYPHTDWTKFYQCVINEFGQPVPEVRNCGLGTYFHFGSQNCLHIWQWEDFCI
- the LOC109402618 gene encoding uncharacterized protein LOC109402618, which translates into the protein MKGIALVLLALVVAISARCVRDNTDGQPGCKKQEEVSQGLWRHNHDPTAYWECEKVNQPAVLRRCVSDSAFHPTLLDCVSWDEWEWQPTCAPLSRPDN